CGCGGTGTAGCAAAGCTCGATCGCCCGACCCTTGGGCGGGCAGATCAGGCGGTGCGATATCCGCCTTTGTTGCTACACCGCGTCCCCGGGCGCAACCCCGCGCGGCGCGCCCGCAAATTCGAACGTCCGGATACAGCTATTCGACACCCTTAAGATGTCGTGATGCTGCACGTATCGTCATTGTTCGTTGCCGGCACCGCCACACTAGACGAATACGGCGCGATCAATGCGACGCGCATCCCGATGACCTGGTTTCAGGTCGACCAAATGCCGCTCTGGGCAAAGGTTCCCGTTGTTCTAGTGGTGCATGCCAAAGCAGGTGGTGACTACGACCCGGAACTCCACGTCGTGTGCAAGGACCCCGCCGGGGTGCCGCGCGGAACCCTCAAAGCCAGTTGGCACTGGCCGGACGACGAAGATAAAGCTTCCAAGTACCGGTGCTTTACCCAAGAACTCTCCTTTCCGATCGAGACTGAAGGCGAGTACACGATCGGCGCCTACTATGACGAGCAAGGCAAGTTCGAGCTGTCCACACCAATACCGATCTCGATCATTTTGGCCGCTCAGACTCCGCGCGGCGATGAGGGCGAGAACGCTGCGAATGACGACAGCGGCTAGACCGGCCGCTGGCCGGCTACGCGTGGGAAGTTGTGCGGGCTTACGGGGATCGCGTGTCTTCTTCGTCGTCTTCGTCTGCGTGGAGGAGTTTTTCGGGATGGTGCATGGTGTTGGTGCGGGGTTGGCCGCGGTCGAGATGGGGTGGGGGTGTCCATTCGGTGTCGCCGTGGGTGTTTTTGCGGGTGCTCCAGCCTTTGTCGGCTAGTGGGTGGTGGCCGCCGCAGGCGAAGGTGAGTTGGTTGACGTCGGTGGTGGGTGATTGGGCGTAGGGGATGACGTGGTGGACCTCGCAGAAGTAGCCCTTGACGTCACAACCCGGCGCGCTGCACCCGCGCTCCTTGCCATACAACACGATTCGCTGCCCCGGTGAGGCCAGCCGTTTGCTGTGATACAGCGCCAACGCCTTACCGCCGTCGAAAACCGCGAGATAATGCCGGGCGTGGCGGGCCAGCCGGATCACATCACTCATCGGCAGCAGGGTGCCGGCGCCGGTGAGTCCTTGTCCGGCAGCGGCTTCCAGTTCGGCCAGTGTGGTGGACACGATGATCGTCGCGGGTAGGCCGTTGTGCTGACCCAACTCCCCCGACGCCAGCAGGCCGCGCAGCCCGGCCAGCAGCCCGTCGTGGTTGCGTTGGGCCGCTGAGCGGGTGTCGGTGTCGATGGCGGCTTGACTGGGGGTGCCCTCCACACAGGGGGTTTTCGATTCGGGGTTGCACATGCCGGGGGCACCCAGTGTGGCCAGCACGGCTTCGACGGTGGCGCGCAGCTCGGGGGTGATCAGCCCACGCAGCTCCGACATGCCATCGGCCTGCTGGCTGCCTAAGGTCAGGCCGCGGCGGCGGGCGCGGTCCTCATCGCGGTAGGTGCCGTCGGGATTGAGACAATCAGCGAGGGTGTCGGCCAACCCCGCTAACTGTTCGGGGCGAACCTGGCTGCCTTGGCGGGCCAGCTGGGCTTCGGCGCGCTCGCGGGTGGCTTGATCGACCCAGCCCGGCAGCTGGTGGTAGAAACGTCGGATCACGTGGATGCTTTCGCCGCCCAATTTTCCGTCGCGTTGGGCGGCGACGGCCCCGGCCAGTACCGGGGCGATCGGTTCTCCGGTCAGCCCGCGCCGCGGCCCCAGATCGGCGGCGGCTTTGATGCGCCGGCTGGCCTCGGTGCGGCTGATCAGCGCCCAGTCGGCGATCGCATGCGACAGCTTGCCGCCTAGCTCTTCGGTGCTGGCTTGGCGGGCCAGGTTGTTGATCAGCTGATGCTCAGCCACCGGCAGCCGCCGGCGCACCTTTTCACACCGCTCCACCAACGCCAACCACTCCGGGGTGGTCAAGGCATCAAAGTTCAAATCCACCAACCTATCCACCGCGGCATCGAGTGCACCAAAGACCGCCGTGACCGTCTGCCGATCCACGACACCGCCCGAGCTCATACCCGCAATCTATCGACCGACACCGACAAGAATCGGGCAGAAAGTGACTGCCAAACAACAGATTTCACGTGTTCTCTCACAGCGAACAGCAATCCGGTGTGCCGGTGCGAAAGCGGGCGCCGACCCACATCACCCAAAGTGACCAGAACTGCACCCAACGGCTCAGCGAACTGACTAGATCACGACGGACAACGTCTGGAGCCCGCGAAGCGTAACGTTCGTCTTGTACTGTGGCTCACCGGCCAACCTGGCATCGGGGAATCGCGCGGTGATCGCCGACAACGCCACACCGGCTTCCAACCGCGCCAGCGGGGCGCCCAGGCAGTAATGCGCTCCATAGCCAAAACCCAAGTGCCGCAAGGGCGCACGATCCGGTTCGAAGGCGTCTGGTCGGTCGTACTCGGCCGGATCACGATGCGCCGCCGCCAGCAGCAACATCATCGTGTCACCCTTAGCGACCGAGATGTCCCCAATCGCCATGTCATCGCCGGCAATTCGGCCGACCAGTTGCACCGGCGGGTCATAGCGCATGGTTTCCTCGATGACCGCCGGTGCCCGGGCAGCGTCGGCGCCCAGCGCAACCCAGTGCCGACGGTCTCGCAGCATCGCCAAGATGGCGTTGCCGATCAAGTTCACCGTGGTCTCGTGTCCGGCGACCAGCAGCAGCATGCAGGTGGACACGATCTCCTCCTGGGTCAACTGATCGCCGGACTCCTCTACCGCGATCAGACCGGACATCAAGTCGTCGCCGGGCCTAATCCGGCGCTGCGCGATCAGCTCGCGCAGGTACTCGCGCAGCCAGCTGCCGGCCGCCAGCCCGTCGTTGAAGTCCTCGGAATGCTCGCCGGTGAAGGCGAGAAACGGGTCCAGCGACTGCGCGAGCAAGGCCGATGCCCGGCTGAACTGTGGCTCGTCTTCCAGCGGCACCCCGAGTAGCCGGCAGATCACCGCCACCGGCAATGGATAGGCGAAGTCGCCGACTACGTCGAAGCGGCCCTTTTCGGCGATCCGGTCCAGCAATCCGTACACCAGCGCAGTGATGTCGGGTCGCAGTGCGTTCACTACTTTCGGAGCGAATGCCTTACTGACCAGCTTGCGCAGCCGAGTGTGATCGGGCGGATCGAGAAACAAAAAGCCGGGCGGGAATTCGGTGCCCGGCGCCGGTGCATCCTGCAGCCGTCGCCGGGCGATCGTCGAGTTGGACCGGTCACTGCTCGACAACGGGTGCCGCAGCACCTCGGTGCAGTCGTGATAGGTCGAGAAAAGTACGAAGTTGGCGTCCGGCAGCTGCAGCGGCCCGTGTTCACGAAGCTGCG
The nucleotide sequence above comes from Mycobacterium pseudokansasii. Encoded proteins:
- a CDS encoding cytochrome P450; the encoded protein is MTTRPMEPTEYAEPQALLLQLLDPAIRANPYSVCAQLREHGPLQLPDANFVLFSTYHDCTEVLRHPLSSSDRSNSTIARRRLQDAPAPGTEFPPGFLFLDPPDHTRLRKLVSKAFAPKVVNALRPDITALVYGLLDRIAEKGRFDVVGDFAYPLPVAVICRLLGVPLEDEPQFSRASALLAQSLDPFLAFTGEHSEDFNDGLAAGSWLREYLRELIAQRRIRPGDDLMSGLIAVEESGDQLTQEEIVSTCMLLLVAGHETTVNLIGNAILAMLRDRRHWVALGADAARAPAVIEETMRYDPPVQLVGRIAGDDMAIGDISVAKGDTMMLLLAAAHRDPAEYDRPDAFEPDRAPLRHLGFGYGAHYCLGAPLARLEAGVALSAITARFPDARLAGEPQYKTNVTLRGLQTLSVVI
- a CDS encoding HNH endonuclease signature motif containing protein: MSSGGVVDRQTVTAVFGALDAAVDRLVDLNFDALTTPEWLALVERCEKVRRRLPVAEHQLINNLARQASTEELGGKLSHAIADWALISRTEASRRIKAAADLGPRRGLTGEPIAPVLAGAVAAQRDGKLGGESIHVIRRFYHQLPGWVDQATRERAEAQLARQGSQVRPEQLAGLADTLADCLNPDGTYRDEDRARRRGLTLGSQQADGMSELRGLITPELRATVEAVLATLGAPGMCNPESKTPCVEGTPSQAAIDTDTRSAAQRNHDGLLAGLRGLLASGELGQHNGLPATIIVSTTLAELEAAAGQGLTGAGTLLPMSDVIRLARHARHYLAVFDGGKALALYHSKRLASPGQRIVLYGKERGCSAPGCDVKGYFCEVHHVIPYAQSPTTDVNQLTFACGGHHPLADKGWSTRKNTHGDTEWTPPPHLDRGQPRTNTMHHPEKLLHADEDDEEDTRSP